One window of Halopseudomonas maritima genomic DNA carries:
- a CDS encoding DUF4381 family protein yields the protein MTSPLQESLLLPAPPPPISWWPPAPGWLLLAALLVSLLVLVPLLLVLNRKRQRRRLKAQRIIWEVPDSLTDQDWLAALNTQLKRHLKSRGNATATRLYGQAWVDYLCQHYPRPRNDLLAPLGSSLYQAQLTLNPQQRRALQRELLRWIRYNHV from the coding sequence GTGACTAGCCCGCTGCAGGAGAGCCTGCTGTTACCGGCTCCGCCGCCACCGATCAGCTGGTGGCCGCCCGCGCCTGGCTGGCTGCTACTGGCTGCCCTGCTAGTCAGTCTGCTGGTGTTGGTGCCGCTGCTGCTGGTCCTCAACCGCAAGCGCCAGCGCCGCCGCCTGAAGGCTCAGCGTATTATCTGGGAGGTGCCGGACAGCCTGACAGATCAGGACTGGCTCGCCGCGCTCAACACCCAACTCAAGCGCCACCTGAAAAGCCGCGGCAACGCCACCGCCACACGGCTCTATGGCCAGGCCTGGGTCGACTACCTGTGTCAGCACTACCCGCGTCCACGCAACGACTTGCTGGCCCCGCTTGGCAGTTCCCTGTATCAGGCGCAACTAACGCTGAACCCACAGCAGCGCAGAGCACTGCAGCGCGAGCTGCTGCGCTGGATCAGGTACAACCATGTTTGA
- a CDS encoding VWA domain-containing protein, whose product MFEFAWPAALLLLPLPWLLRWLLPAAERPARALQVAFLPRLRRLDSKQQVLVHTPRSAAPLILIWLLLVMACARPQLLGAPLPPLSSGRDMMLAIDLSASMDTRDLQLDGAASDRLSVVKHWLSELIGQRGGDRLGLILFGDKAYVQSPLTYDLDSVSTWLNETFIGLAGRDTAIGDAIGLAIKRLNAQPANSRVLLLVTDGANTAGTMSPIQAARIASDAHIRIFTVGVGAEGGGQSDLLSILEGDSDPANDLDEATLQEIAKLTGGDYFRVSDSAALQQMIERIEQLEPSQRADRASREAKPLYPWPLALALLLSTLWSSRPVRRRMHA is encoded by the coding sequence ATGTTTGAATTTGCCTGGCCCGCCGCCCTGTTGCTGCTACCGCTGCCCTGGCTGCTGCGCTGGCTGCTGCCTGCGGCTGAGCGCCCAGCCAGAGCCCTGCAGGTCGCCTTTCTGCCGCGCTTGAGACGACTGGATAGCAAACAGCAGGTGCTGGTGCACACCCCGCGTAGTGCAGCGCCACTAATTCTGATTTGGCTACTGCTGGTGATGGCCTGCGCCCGCCCGCAACTGCTCGGTGCCCCCCTGCCACCGCTCAGCAGCGGACGCGACATGATGCTCGCCATCGACCTGTCGGCCAGTATGGACACCCGCGACCTGCAGCTCGATGGCGCTGCCAGCGATCGTCTGAGCGTCGTCAAGCACTGGCTCAGCGAGCTGATCGGTCAGCGTGGCGGCGACCGCCTGGGCTTGATCCTGTTTGGCGACAAGGCCTATGTGCAGTCGCCGCTGACCTACGACCTGGACAGCGTCAGCACCTGGTTGAACGAGACCTTCATCGGCTTAGCTGGACGCGATACCGCCATCGGCGACGCCATCGGCCTGGCCATCAAGCGCCTGAACGCGCAGCCGGCCAACAGCCGTGTCCTGCTGCTGGTCACTGACGGCGCCAACACTGCCGGCACCATGTCGCCCATCCAGGCAGCGCGTATAGCCAGCGACGCCCACATCCGTATTTTTACCGTTGGCGTGGGCGCCGAAGGCGGTGGCCAGAGTGATTTGCTGAGCATTCTGGAAGGCGACAGCGACCCCGCCAACGATCTCGACGAGGCCACACTACAAGAGATTGCCAAGCTGACCGGAGGCGACTACTTCCGCGTCAGCGACAGTGCCGCGCTGCAACAGATGATCGAGCGTATCGAGCAGCTTGAGCCCAGCCAGCGGGCCGACCGGGCCAGCCGCGAGGCCAAACCACTCTACCCCTGGCCGCTGGCACTGGCGTTGCTACTCAGCACCCTGTGGAGCAGTCGCCCGGTGCGCCGGAGGATGCATGCCTGA
- a CDS encoding VWA domain-containing protein, producing MPESGMPFAFLRPLWLLGLIPALLLCGYLYRHHRQHSGWDALLPANLRRALLQHQTGRHYRGRYLLLACVWSLSLVILAGPAWESDNTQRREDSGSLILVLQVSRSMLSNDLPPTRLEQAKRKIRDLLQRYPDRRVALIAYAGSAHLVAPLTRDHDTLRNLLDALHPDIMPVRGQQLDQALQLAADMRSQRGDSATQVLLLASSIEGVSSESLSVSARELGAALRIIGIGTADGAPIPLAEGGFMRDDQGRILLPRLDEQAMLDFARSEGGDYRRLSTDERDLQQLLADSSNQPSDAGLGVQRQDQGHWLLLLLLPLAALGARRGWLLLILCALWLPLPANALSWQDLWQRPDQQASALLQAGQAAEAASRFEDPQWRAWALLQAGDYRAAADAWGALASAEPDNAQYHFSQGTALALAEDYQGALLAFEATLTQAPDHTAARHNRQQVEAYLASLQEQADPDEEPAQEQPASENAEPDTQPGGNNPGEAEVDGASDEGQASSGESSSAGGLDPAAGAQGSSSGDSQGQSTGALPGELIASPEDAGDATQHGGSGGGGSSRQQIEQQQAVQQWLRDIPDNPAELLRRKFLYQHLQKPDGRPR from the coding sequence ATGCCTGAGTCGGGAATGCCCTTCGCTTTTCTGCGCCCCCTGTGGCTGCTTGGCCTGATTCCGGCGCTGCTGCTATGCGGTTACCTGTACCGTCATCATCGCCAGCATTCCGGCTGGGATGCGCTGCTGCCGGCCAACCTGCGCAGGGCACTGCTACAGCATCAGACCGGACGCCACTATAGGGGGCGCTACCTGCTGCTGGCCTGCGTCTGGAGCCTCAGTCTGGTGATTCTCGCCGGCCCGGCCTGGGAGTCAGACAACACCCAGCGCCGCGAAGACAGTGGCAGTCTGATCCTGGTGTTGCAGGTCTCGCGCAGCATGCTTTCCAACGACCTGCCACCGACCCGTCTGGAGCAGGCAAAGCGCAAGATTCGCGACCTCCTACAACGCTACCCGGACCGCCGTGTGGCGCTGATTGCCTACGCTGGCAGCGCCCACCTGGTGGCCCCGCTGACCCGCGACCACGACACCCTGCGCAACCTGCTGGACGCATTGCACCCGGACATCATGCCAGTGCGCGGCCAGCAGCTCGATCAGGCGCTGCAACTGGCCGCCGACATGCGCTCACAGCGCGGCGACAGCGCCACCCAGGTACTGCTGCTGGCCAGCAGCATCGAGGGGGTAAGCAGTGAAAGCCTGTCTGTCAGCGCCCGTGAGCTTGGCGCTGCCCTGCGTATCATCGGCATTGGTACGGCTGACGGTGCGCCCATTCCGTTGGCAGAAGGCGGCTTTATGCGCGACGACCAGGGGCGGATTCTGCTGCCGCGTCTGGATGAACAGGCGATGCTCGATTTTGCTCGATCTGAGGGCGGTGATTACCGCCGTCTCAGTACCGATGAGCGTGACCTGCAGCAACTGCTGGCCGACAGCAGCAACCAGCCAAGCGACGCCGGACTGGGCGTCCAGCGGCAAGATCAGGGCCATTGGCTGCTGTTATTGCTGCTACCGCTGGCGGCCCTGGGCGCACGCCGTGGCTGGCTGCTGCTGATACTCTGCGCCCTGTGGCTGCCGCTCCCGGCAAACGCCCTGAGTTGGCAGGATCTGTGGCAGCGCCCTGACCAACAGGCCAGCGCCCTGCTGCAGGCGGGTCAGGCTGCCGAAGCCGCCAGCCGTTTTGAAGATCCGCAGTGGCGCGCCTGGGCATTGTTGCAGGCCGGCGACTATAGAGCGGCAGCCGACGCCTGGGGCGCCTTGGCCAGCGCCGAACCTGACAACGCCCAGTATCACTTCAGTCAGGGCACCGCGCTGGCGTTGGCCGAGGACTACCAGGGCGCGCTACTCGCCTTTGAAGCTACTCTGACGCAGGCGCCCGACCACACCGCTGCGCGCCATAACCGCCAGCAGGTCGAGGCCTATCTGGCCAGCCTGCAGGAGCAGGCCGATCCCGATGAAGAGCCAGCGCAAGAGCAGCCCGCGAGCGAGAACGCCGAGCCAGATACCCAGCCTGGGGGCAACAATCCGGGCGAAGCAGAGGTCGACGGTGCCAGCGACGAGGGCCAGGCCAGTAGCGGCGAAAGCAGCAGCGCCGGCGGCCTGGACCCTGCCGCCGGTGCCCAAGGCAGCAGCAGCGGCGATTCCCAGGGCCAAAGCACTGGCGCCCTACCCGGCGAGCTGATCGCCAGCCCGGAGGATGCGGGAGACGCCACTCAGCATGGCGGTAGCGGCGGCGGTGGCAGCAGCCGGCAACAGATCGAACAGCAACAAGCTGTGCAACAATGGCTACGGGACATACCCGATAACCCGGCCGAACTGCTGCGCCGCAAGTTCCTCTATCAACACCTGCAAAAACCGGACGGACGCCCACGATAA